TGATATTACGGGATTAAATAAAGTATTTCAAATCAAGTGAATAAGGAGTGGGTATTAAATGAAATTAGAAGATAGAGAAGATTTAATTAAACTTAGTATTCCAAATAAACCTGAATATGTTAGTGTAGTTAGATTAACAGCTTCAGCTATTGCAAGTAGAATAGGATTTAATATTGAAGAAATAGAAGATATAAAAGTAGCAGTAGCAGAAGTTTGTACTAATATAATTAGAAATGGATTAAAAAATGATAATATGAATTTTGATATAGAATTTAATATATATACAGACAAATTATGTATTACTGTAACAAATACAGGAGAGAAAATATGTGAAGATGTAACAAGAAATGAAAATTTAAATAGTATCGAGGAGCAAGAGGAAGCAAAATTAGGATTATTTATTATACAAGCATTAATGGATGAAGTTGAATGTTTAGAGAATGGAACTAATTTTGAAATAAAAATGACTAAAAAGATAGGAGTCGGTAATTAATGTCAAACCTATCAAGTGAAGTTAAAAA
This DNA window, taken from Caldisalinibacter kiritimatiensis, encodes the following:
- a CDS encoding ATP-binding protein produces the protein MKLEDREDLIKLSIPNKPEYVSVVRLTASAIASRIGFNIEEIEDIKVAVAEVCTNIIRNGLKNDNMNFDIEFNIYTDKLCITVTNTGEKICEDVTRNENLNSIEEQEEAKLGLFIIQALMDEVECLENGTNFEIKMTKKIGVGN